The Onthophagus taurus isolate NC chromosome 2, IU_Otau_3.0, whole genome shotgun sequence genome includes a window with the following:
- the LOC111421064 gene encoding uncharacterized protein, with amino-acid sequence MLNNISVDGDNELSNLLKLKLPPFWTANPEIWFAQVEAQFSLARVTSEKTKYNILLSNLPAETITTIIDFIQNPPEEAPYSSLKKLLIERLSSSEEKRLDDLLSDTQIGDRLLSIFIKHGRRITSRDSQFVT; translated from the coding sequence atgttaaataatatttccGTCGACGGTGACAACGAACtttcaaatttgttgaaattaaaacttccGCCATTTTGGACAGCGAATCCggaaatttggtttgcgcaaGTCGAAGCACAATTTTCACTAGCCCGCGTAACAAGTGAAAAGAcgaaatacaatattttattaagtaatttacCAGCGGAAACGATTACAacaataattgattttattcaaaaccCTCCAGAAGAAGCACCTTACTCTTCGCTGAAGAAACTATTAATAGAACGGTTATCTTCCAGCGAAGAGAAGCGTCTGGATGATCTGTTATCAGATACCCAAATTGGAGATCGACTTCTATCGATCTTTATTAAACACGGTCGGAGGATCACAAGTCGTGACTCCCAATTTGTTACTTAA
- the LOC139432720 gene encoding uncharacterized protein yields the protein MTTTTDKLQKAVLKRTSLLNRLNETLTYGQNLISEEDKCIFSARADRVDTVYDQFQDIHNQIMGFISDGDFPQHDEVRKEVDKAYFTIKSILIKNKSSPAPIPIPQSCPKLNKIIIPVFDGNYKNWPTFFDLFNTMINDNDSLSAVAKYQYLLTSLSGEALNLIKGLPVTNDNYIIAYNSLKGRYQNKRHLATLYFNEIVALKPIQEESSKSFRFLIDTFKENIDGFRMLNFPVDQWDFLLFNILLQKLNISTKTKFESEHTTFEIPTYLQLINFLENQAKAFDSVLLTSDKLSMNKNKPFQNYRGKTSVNLKTEDVKLSFKCILCPESHSIYRCSKFLAKSASERLSIARDHNLCRNCLNKNHNTSSCTSNYRCHSCDQRHHTLLHFETKKQPTMHVGTTACNNGNVSIEGANHQVILPIAFVQIRDHFGRLHLARALLDSGSMSNFITTKLSQRLRLPRKSHSLEIHGLNSMTSICNKGIVNCKIQSCQSQNFSCDLKAIVTPSICSAQPSLSRIINSYDHLKCLDFHPEHNTSVKDVDLLLGAELVPQIFTGGRVCGGQNDPIALHSVFGWILMGKSQLSTSTSLSTCVSTTDDSIDSVIQRFWELESISENKTMSLEEEQCEDHYKNTYRRDVSGRFIVSLPFKKDESVLGNSYNIALKRFTLLENRLLKNVSLHKKYVDFMRDYLETNHMSLIPSPDITSIKYYIPHHCIIRDDNQLSKFRVVFDASALSSNGKSLNDVLLIGPKLQQSIVNILINFRFFKYAFTCDIQQMYRQILISPSDRTFQNILWRFSPEEPVQSYQLNTVTYGVSSAPFLALRTILELANVYSNDYPKASHVLKHNVYVDDIVTGASTINETLTLQQELINLLNKGGFKLRKWASNNLDVLTAVSESDLQRPISMDYDETCSVKVLGLQWDPCSDQFSFSYTSHESPCNKRTILSDIARIFDPLGFLTPCTFKAKHFIQQLWSLHLDWDESPPSSIHSEWKTFKHNLSLLSDIHLPRLIISDQPEHIQLHLFCDASQTGYCAVAYLRCSTSNLITTSFVCAKSRVAPLKTISVPRLELCGATLLADLFSSITNTLSNLPVDLVVAWTDSQVVLHWLHSAPCRWKIFVANRVSHIQNALPPSSWRYVPSHDNPADCGSRGLCPSQLSSFNLWWNGPSWLKEDSDQWPVNPIFKYENNEAIAKESKPILVNCGENQTHFLDHLLTKFSSLSKIQRIISYIRRFILLSKKNRNVNLFSSFSQFELQDSLHVLIKHVQNQHFSCVFNALIKNQLVTKPFRKLTPFIDRDGLLRVGGRLRHSDIPYEHKHPLLLPCDSRLSELIIETIHREYLHPGQRTLHGLLAQRYWILSPRRAIHRVLFKCIRCFRMNPRPQVPLMADLPKYRISEVKAFSAAGVDFAGPIRTTMNRSRGSRSVKSYLCIFLCMSTKAVHLELVTDLTTDAFIAALRRFLSRRGNCINLYSDQGTNFIGANNKLKEIAEATGSTFGIQWHFHPPGAPHFNGLVEAGVKSVKSHLLRVIGEQILTFEEVYTVITQIEAVLNSRPLCPLSSDPNDLLPLTPSHFLCLEPLNVELPSPDFTKSPINRLDRWNLLQRMVQDFWGRWRTEYLHTLQQRMKWNKITPMIKMGDMVVIKDEQRPPLQWTIGRVVEMHPAQDGVVRVVVVKTANGRLMRPVAKLSVLPVN from the coding sequence aTGACAACGACAACTGATAAATTACAAAAGGCCGTTTTAAAAAGGACTAGTTTGCTTAATAGATTAAATGAAACTCTTACCTACGGCCAAAACTTGATCTCGGAAGAAGATAAATGTATCTTTTCTGCACGGGCAGACCGCGTTGATACTGTTTATGATCAATTTCAAGACATTCACAACCAGATCATGGGTTTTATCTCAGATGGTGACTTCCCACAACATGATGAGGTAAGGAAAGAAGTTGATAAAGCTTATTTTACCATCAAATCGAtccttataaaaaataaatcgtcaCCTGCACCTATTCCTATTCCGCAATCATGTccaaaactaaacaaaatcataattcCTGTTTTTGACggcaattacaaaaattggcCGAcctttttcgatttatttaatacaatgATTAATGACAATGATTCATTATCAGCCGTAGCCAAATATCAATATCTTCTCACTTCACTGTCCGGAGAAgcgttaaatttaataaaaggtcTTCCTGTGACCAATGACAACTATATAATTGCCTATAACTCGTTAAAGGGGAGGTACCAGAATAAACGTCATCTTGctactttatattttaacgaGATCGTTGCTCTGAAACCAATACAAGAAGAGTCATCGAAATCTTTTAGGTTTTTAATAGATACcttcaaagaaaatatagacGGTTTTCGGATGCTTAATTTTCCCGTTGATCAATGGGACTttcttttgtttaatattcttCTTCAGAAGTTAAACATTTCTACAAAAACCAAGTTTGAATCCGAACATACCACCTTTGAAATTCCAACATAccttcaattaattaatttcctaGAAAACCAAGCAAAGGCTTTCGATTCAGTGTTACTCACATCTGATAAACTTTCCATGAACAAAAACAAaccttttcaaaattatcgtGGCAAAACATCGGTTAACCTCAAAACTGAAGATGTAAAACTATCTTttaaatgcatattatgcCCAGAATCACATTCAATATATCGTTGTTCTAAGTTTCTTGCAAAATCAGCTTCAGAAAGATTATCCATAGCAAGAGATCACAATCTCTGTCGCAACTGCTTAAACAAAAATCACAATACAAGTTCTTGTACATCCAATTATCGCTGTCATTCCTGCGATCAACGTCATCACACATTGCTACATTTTGAAACTAAGAAGCAACCAACTATGCATGTAGGGACGACTGCATGTAATAATGGCAACGTATCCATAGAAGGCGCTAATCATCAGGTCATTTTACCTATCGCGTTCGTACAGATTCGTGATCATTTTGGTCGACTTCATTTGGCAAGAGCTTTATTAGACTCTGGGAGCATGTCTAATTTTATTACCACCAAACTATCGCAAAGACTTCGGTTGCCACGTAAAAGTCATTCATTGGAGATTCATGGATTGAACTCTATGACATCAATTTGTAATAAGGGCATCGTTAATTGCAAGATTCAATCTTGTCAATCCCAAAATTTCTCTTGTGATCTGAAAGCCATTGTTACTCCGTCTATTTGTTCTGCTCAACCTTCATTATCACGTATCATTAATTCTTACGATCATCTTAAATGTTTGGATTTTCATCCTGAACATAATACCTCAGTCAAAGATGTTGATCTACTATTGGGAGCAGAATTAGTTCCTCAAATTTTTACTGGTGGTCGTGTCTGCGGTGGTCAGAACGATCCTATTGCTTTACATTCCGTCTTTGGATGGATATTAATGGGAAAATCTCAATTATCGACATCGACTTCATTATCAACTTGCGTTTCTACGACTGATGATTCTATTGATTCAGTAATTCAACGTTTTTGGGAATTGGAATCAATttctgaaaataaaacaatgtcTTTAGAAGAAGAACAATGTGAAGATCACTACAAGAATACTTATCGACGAGACGTATCCGGAAGATTCATCGTATCTTTACCCTTCAAGAAGGATGAATCTGTTCTGGGAAATTCATACAACATCGCCTTAAAAAGATTTACTTTATTGGAAAATCGCCTACTGAAAAATGTGtcgttacataaaaaatacgtTGATTTCATGAGAGATTATCTTGAGACTAATCATATGTCCCTCATTCCTTCTCCAGATATTACgtctattaaatattatattccTCATCATTGCATAATTCGTGATGATAatcaattgtcaaaatttagagTAGTCTTTGATGCCTCTGCGTTATCATCTAATGGCAAATCGTTAAATGATGTTCTGTTGATTGGTCCAAAATTGCAACAGAgtatcgttaatattttaatcaatttccgattttttaaatacgcattcacttgtgatattcagcaGATGTACCGGCAGATTTTAATCTCCCCTTCAGATCgaacatttcaaaacattttatggCGTTTTTCCCCTGAAGAACCGGTACAGTCATATCAATTAAACACGGTTACTTATGGCGTTTCTTCAGCACCGTTCTTAGCTCTCAGAACAATTCTTGAATTGGCTAATGTGTACTCAAATGACTATCCTAAAGCTTCCCATGTACTGAAACACAACGTTTACGTTGATGACATTGTCACTGGAGCTTCCACTATTAATGAGACACTTACGCtacaacaagaattaataaaCCTTCTCAACAAAGGCGGgtttaaattaagaaaatgggCCAGTAACAACCTTGATGTTCTAACTGCGGTTTCCGAATCCGATTTACAACGACCCATCTCCATGGACTATGATGAAACATGTTCCGTTAAGGTCCTCGGTCTTCAGTGGGATCCTTGCTCCGATCAGTTTTCCTTTTCATATACATCCCATGAATCACCTTGCAATAAGAGAACCATCTTATCAGACATTGCTAGGATTTTTGATCCGCTCGGATTTCTAACACCATGCACATTTAAAGCCAAGCATTTCATTCAACAATTATGGTCCCTTCATCTCGATTGGGATGAATCGCCCCCGTCAAGCATCCATTCCGAATGGAAAACCTTTAAACATAATCTTAGTTTATTATCCGATATTCATTTACCTCGTTTGATCATTTCTGATCAACCCGAACACATCCAACTTCACCTTTTCTGTGATGCATCGCAAACGGGTTACTGCGCTGTCGCATACCTTAGATGTTCCACATCCAATCTCATAACGACTTCGTTCGTTTGCGCCAAATCACGTGTGGCCCCTTTAAAGACGATTTCAGTCCCTCGACTGGAACTTTGTGGAGCCACCTTGTTGGCCGATTTATTTTCATCAATCACCAACACACTGTCGAATTTACCTGTCGATTTAGTCGTTGCGTGGACCGATTCACAAGTGGTACTTCACTGGCTTCATTCAGCTCCGTGTAGATGGAAAATCTTCGTAGCCAACAGAGTCTCTCATATACAAAACGCATTACCTCCCTCATCGTGGCGTTATGTGCCTTCTCATGATAATCCAGCCGATTGTGGTTCCCGTGGTTTATGTCCAAGTCAATTGTCATCTTTTAATCTTTGGTGGAATGGTCCATCATGGTTGAAAGAAGATTCCGATCAGTGGCCAGTTAACCCCATtttcaaatatgaaaataatgaaGCAATTGCTAAAGAGAGCAAACCTATTTTAGTAAATTGTGGGGAAAATCAAACACATTTTCTGGATCACTTACTTACTAAATTTTCTTCCTTATCAAAAATCCAAAGAATTATTTCGTACATAAGACGGTTTATTCTACTTTCTAAGAAAAACCGCAACGTTAATTTATTCTCATCATTTTCACAATTTGAACTGCAAGATTCACTTCATGTTCTCATAAAACATGttcaaaatcaacatttttcgTGTGTCTTCAATGCTCTTATCAAAAACCAGTTGGTAACAAAACCCTTTCGTAAACTCACACCCTTCATCGATCGTGACGGGTTGCTCAGGGTGGGTGGACGATTAAGACATTCGGATATACCATACGAACATAAACATCCTTTATTACTGCCGTGTGATTCAAGACTAAGtgaattaataatcgaaacaATTCATCGTGAATATTTACATCCTGGTCAACGCACCCTTCATGGATTATTGGCTCAACGGTATTGGATCCTGTCTCCGCGAAGAGCAATCCATCGCGTGTTATTTAAATGCATCAGATGTTTCCGGATGAATCCACGGCCACAAGTTCCATTGATGGCCGACCTACCAAAGTACAGAATATCAGAAGTGAAGGCATTCTCAGCAGCAGGAGTCGATTTTGCAGGTCCCATACGCACTACCATGAACCGATCACGGGGATCTCGTTCTGTAAAATCGTATCTgtgtatttttctttgtatgtctACTAAAGCTGTTCATCTGGAGTTGGTTACAGATCTTACGACTGATGCTTTCATCGCGGCTCTCCGAAGATTCCTCTCTAGAAGAGGGAATTGCATCAATTTGTATAGTGACCAAGGAACTAATTTTATTGGAGCGAACAACAAGTTAAAAGAGATTGCCGAAGCTACTGGTTCGACTTTCGGCATTCAGTGGCATTTCCACCCTCCAGGAGCACCTCACTTTAACGGATTGGTTGAAGCTGGGGTCAAATCTGTGAAGAGTCATTTATTAAGAGTAATTGGAGAACAAATACTTACCTTCGAAGAAGTGTACACAGTGATAACTCAAATCGAAGCAGTGTTAAACTCAAGACCGTTATGCCCTTTGTCAAGCGATCCCAACGACTTGCTGCCCTTGACACcatcacattttttatgtttggAACCGTTAAATGTGGAATTACCTAGTCCAGACTTTACCAAGAGTCCAATAAACCGTCTCGACCGTTGGAATTTGCTGCAGCGTATGGTACAAGATTTTTGGGGCCGTTGGCGGACTGAATATCTACATACCTTGCAGCAACGTATGAAATGGAACAAAATCACTCCTATGATTAAAATGGGAGACATGGTGGTCATTAAGGATGAACAGCGTCCCCCATTGCAATGGACGATCGGACGCGTAGTGGAAATGCATCCAGCGCAAGATGGCGTTGTACGGGTAGTGGTTGTGAAGACCGCTAACGGAAGATTAATGCGCCCCGTCGCAAAGTTATCTGTATTACCCGTCAAttga
- the LOC111421072 gene encoding piggyBac transposable element-derived protein 4-like — MSNRKTVRATDPNFERQVMAWFEESNEELSIDQGDSDEKQWPDENENDVIENHHTSEEEEEEEEEEGEDFDKENEEQPNQNYFYGKNKITRWNKNCPVNSRTRSHNIVKIRVPGPQSSAKNCKTELETLRCFLDEEIITLIVKYTNIYINEVKDKYSRARDAKLTNNEEVLGLIGILYLAGLLQSGRQHILQMWDNSKGLGVEAIYLTMGINRFRFLMRCLRFDNIIDRNERKKTDNLAAIRKIFEMFVLKFKSMFIPSQYLTLDEQLIAFRGNCPFRTYIPSKPAKYGIKIFALVDCKSIYTCNLEIYCGKQPAGPHSTSWKNYDLVMRMIAHITGTGRNVSMDNWFTSVPLAVDLLQMKTTIIGTLRKNKPDIPPQFINATHREVYSSLFGFHKMCTLVSYVPKRKKVVLLLSTMHHDCAIDNDTGDLKKPEIITDYNNTNYGVDMLDKMCSHYDVSRNSRRWPLTIFFNLLNIAAINGMCIYKTKSINKIDRKSYLQTIGYELITPLLRKRLESDNIATNIKEHIRKLLNIEPEILAEIQPNTSTVGKCFYCGRQKNKSTRKHCSKCGKWVCPAHLRHICPKCNEED; from the coding sequence ATGTCAAACCGAAAAACTGTTAGGGCTACAGATCCTAATTTTGAAAGACAGGTTATGGCTTGGTTTGAAGAATCAAATGAGGAATTGTCTATTGATCAAGGTGATTCCGATGAAAAACAATGGCCAGACGAGAACGAAAACGACGTAATTGAGAATCATCATACATCtgaagaggaagaagaagaggaggaAGAGGAAGGAGAGGATTTcgataaagaaaatgaagaacaaCCAAATCAAAACTATTTCTatgggaaaaacaaaattactaGGTGGAACAAAAACTGCCCAGTTAATTCGCGAACGCGATCacataatattgttaagattCGAGTACCTGGCCCTCAAAGTAgtgcaaaaaattgtaaaacgGAGTTGGAAACACTAAGATGCTTTTTAGATGAGGAAATTATAACTCTTATTGTGAAGTACACTAACATATACATTAACGAAGTAAAGGATAAATATAGTCGGGCACGGGATGCAAAACTGACAAATAATGAAGAAGTATTAGGTTTAATTGGTATTTTATACCTTGCTGGTTTATTACAATCTGGAAGACAACATATTTTGCAAATGTGGGATAATTCAAAAGGATTGGGGGTTGAAGCTATATATTTGACAATGGGAATTAATCGTTTTCGGTTTTTGATGCGTTGTCTCAGGTTCGATAACATAATAGATagaaatgaaagaaagaaGACTGATAATTTGGCAGCAATTcgcaaaatttttgaaatgtttgttttaaagtttaaaagtaTGTTTATTCCTTCACAATATCTAACTTTAGATGAACAACTTATTGCATTTAGGGGAAATTGTCCATTCAGAACATACATACCTAGTAAACCAGCAAAATATGGCATCAAAATTTTTGCGCTTGTTGACTGTAAAAGTATTTATACTTGTAATCTAGAAATCTATTGTGGTAAACAGCCAGCTGGTCCACATTCCACCTCCTGGAAAAACTATGACTTAGTTATGAGAATGATTGCGCATATAACGGGAACTGGCAGAAATGTAAGTATGGATAACTGGTTCACCAGTGTTCCGTTGGCGGTTGATTTGCTACAGATGAAAACCACTATAATTGGTACACTACGCAAAAATAAACCAGATATCCCCCCACAATTTATAAATGCTACACACAGAGAAGTTTATAGTTCCCTATTTGGTTTTCATAAAATGTGTACTCTTGTGTCATATGTACCAAAACGTAAAAAGGTGGTATTACTTTTGTCGACTATGCACCATGACTGTGCAATTGATAATGACACAGGAGATCTAAAAAAACCAGAAATTATTACCGACTATAACAATACAAATTACGGTGTCGATATGTTAGATAAAATGTGCAGTCACTATGACGTCTCACGAAATTCGAGACGTTGgcctttaacaatttttttcaatttgctTAATATAGCAGCAATTAACGGTATGTGCatatataaaactaaaagtataaacaaaattgatagaaaatcGTACTTACAAACCATTGGTTACGAACTAATTACTCCACTTTTAAGGAAGAGGCTGGAAAGTGACAATATAGCTACTAATATCAAAGAACACATAAGAAAGCTGCTAAACATTGAACCTGAAATACTTGCAGAAATTCAACCAAATACAAGTACAGTTGGAAAATGTTTCTATTGTGGGAGACAAAAGAATAAGAGTACAAGGAAACATTGCAGCAAATGCGGAAAATGGGTTTGTCCTGCGCACCTTCGTCATATTTGTCCAAAGTGCAACGAAGAAGACTGA